tccctccctccctccctccctcctaacgTCCCTCCGCCCATCCTTCCGCCCCTCTAGGTCTCccgttcctctctccatctctgcccgCCTTCCCTCCCGCCTGGAACGCTCAGCGTCCCCGGTGTGCGCCGGGCCTGGGGTCTGCGTTCCGCCGCCAGGCGCTCCGTGCtggcagctgggaggctgcaggggccCGGGCGGGCGGGCGACGGTGGCGCGGAGGCGCAGAGGAGGCGAGCCGCCGGAGCGGTGTCAGGCCTGGACGCTGCGCGGGCCCGGTGTTTCGCGGGACGGGGgtctccacccagcccaggggaCGACGCATtttccgggggtggggggtgggggtggggagggggcggtcAGGCggcggggtggggtggtggaaaggcatgagagctctgcccgggCTGCCCGCTCCCACAGCCCAGGCGGCTGCCCGCAAACCCGCGCGTGCGCAGTAGGCGGCCCACCTGCTGGTACCTGGGCCGGCTCTGGGATCCCCgggatgcccaggaaagaatggcaGTTCTCCGCTGTGTGGAGTCTCTCACCGGGCCTAGACCTAGAAGGCAGGAATCCCAGGCCGGTCAGCCCGGTGGAGGCGGCGGGGCGAAGACACGCCCCTCCGTAGCCAGCCAGGTGTTCCCCGCGAAAGAGAGAGAGGCCACCGCCCTCGCCCCGAACCACCCGACCCCGTCCCAACCCCGCGTCCTAAAGCTCCTCCAGCAGAAGCCGGTATTCTTCCTCGCTGAGGGGTGCTTCCAGCGAGGCGGCCTCTTCCGAGGCCTCCAGCTCCCCCGGGGCCTCCGTTTCTAGGAAAGGTTGCGCCTGCTGCAGAAACTCCGGGCTCGCCAGGAGCTCATCCAGCAGCAGGCCGCAGGGGAGTGCAGACGAGCGCCCCGGCTCCTGGAGCGCCTGGGAGGGCGCCGGGATGCCTTGCATCTGCCCCTGCCGCGCGGAGGCCTCCGGGGGCgcgggctggggaggtggagctgccccggcttggggttcccacgccgccccggcgacctggggaccccggccccagccccaccacggGCTCCCCTGGGACGTGGGTGGCGCAAGCACACCTTGGCCCTGCGGCCCCGCTTGAGCGGGCCCAGGCTGTCCCACCGCGCAAGGGCCCGGCAGGCCGTCGCGCTGCGGGTCCCGGTCCTCCCGGCTTTTGCCCGGGTGCGGAGGCCACCGAGGAGCCTGAGGGTGGGAGAGCGCCCCTTCCGGAGGAGCCGGGGCGGCGTAGGCAAAATCCCCGCGCGCCGGGGCAGGTTGGGAGATCCCCTCCGCCGGCGCGGCCCGGCTGGGCTGCAGCACGGGGGCGGCCCTCGCCGCCTGGCTCACGAAAGCCCCCTGTGGGAGAGCCCCAGGCGCGCAGGGCACGTGGGGTGCGGGAAGCCCCGTTCCCCACGCGCCGGTGTGGGCGAAGGCGACCCACGAGGGAGCAGGGTGACACCCGCCGGGGGCCGCGTTGCACAGGCCGCCTGCCTGCGCGGGcgccctgccaccctgtcccggGTGCCTGGCCCTTCGATTCTGAAACCAGATCTGAATCCTGGACTCCGGGAGGCCCGTCTCTCTGGCCAGCTCTTCCCGGGCGGCGATGCCTGGAAAGCGATCCTTCTCAAAGGCTCGGAGGAGCAGGGCGGTCTGGGATCCGGTGACGGCGGTCCGCTTTCGCCGGCCTTCTGGCGGGCCGCGTCTCCCGGGCCAGGGCCGAGATTCCCGCCGGTGCTGCCTCAGCTGGCGCGACCTCTcattctgaaaccaaatctgGACCCTGGGCTCCGGAATGCCGATGGCCTGGGCCAGCCGTTCTCTGGTGGCGATGCCCGGGTACGGGTTCCGCTCAAAGCAGGCTCGCAGGGCCTCGCTTTGGCTCGGGGTCCAAACGAGTCTCCGTCGCCGTCCTCGTCCCCGGGCTTCCGCGGGGAG
This genomic interval from Gorilla gorilla gorilla isolate KB3781 chromosome 3, NHGRI_mGorGor1-v2.1_pri, whole genome shotgun sequence contains the following:
- the LOC129532809 gene encoding double homeobox protein 4-like protein 4, with the protein product MALPTPSDSTLPAEARGRGRRRRLVWTPSQSEALRACFERNPYPGIATRERLAQAIGIPEPRVQIWFQNERSRQLRQHRRESRPWPGRRGPPEGRRKRTAVTGSQTALLLRAFEKDRFPGIAAREELARETGLPESRIQIWFQNRRARHPGQGGRAPAQAGGLCNAAPGGCHPAPSWVAFAHTGAWGTGLPAPHVPCAPGALPQGAFVSQAARAAPVLQPSRAAPAEGISQPAPARGDFAYAAPAPPEGALSHPQAPRWPPHPGKSREDRDPQRDGLPGPCAVGQPGPAQAGPQGQGVLAPPTSQGSPWWGWGRGPQVAGAAWEPQAGAAPPPQPAPPEASARQGQMQGIPAPSQALQEPGRSSALPCGLLLDELLASPEFLQQAQPFLETEAPGELEASEEAASLEAPLSEEEYRLLLEEL